One Cryptococcus neoformans var. grubii H99 chromosome 3, complete sequence genomic region harbors:
- a CDS encoding RNA exonuclease 1 has translation MLSNLGLFATERCPDMKCARPRCFFSHDLVISGPSQSQVPTGIREPAAREPPTAVKRKIGESSGAPVAREMKKQNVTNVTKPVAPLPTIPVRSAPAPTKTVVSGGSNSSSIDYSRPPMLPYGIKISPQPRTDRQKALGTLHTQFVKLYSRILQISPSLAHDSSLAQEAEISSSSTSLRAYKTAIHHAAVAISRRPPPTSIPHPSIGTVKESRIATEKAEKEKASKLTRDRVERYCMKKEDFERWGYPDPSGEGLTGKGVETKPDGEGERHNCDRCKVSFIVSSKNLEGRFGECRYHYGRTAPERVEGRRKWIYSCCGKERGEQGCEEGLHVFKDGEDDKQLAKRVAYKTVKMCLEEAKASGRNVVGEGYGVVAMDCEMIFTTAGLSLGRVTVVDENGHSLLDELVRQNVPILDINTRFSGISPGQLDNAIMDLDGVRAAVCMFIGPQTIIVGHGLENDLRALRLLHDLVIDTAIIFPHDKGVPYRRALRDIVKEKLGYFIQDRTSDKGHSSVEDAKATLDVLKWKVREDNED, from the exons ATGCTTTCCAATCTGGGACTATTTGCAACTGAAAGATGTCCCGACATGAAGTGCGCCCGACCTAGGtgtttcttctctcatgACCTCGTAATTTCAGGCCCATCTCAATCTCAAGTTCCAACTGGTATTCGAGAGCCAGCCGCTAGAGAACCTCCTACAGCTGTAAAGAGGAAAATTGGCGAGAGCAGTGGCGCACCAGTTgcgagagagatgaagaagcaaaaTGTGACAAACGTTACAAAGCCTGTAGCTCCATTACCAACCATTCCTGTAAGATCAGCACCCGCCCCGACAAAGACGGTAGTATCAGGAGGATCAAACTCTAGTAGTATCGACTACAGTAGACCACCTATGCTCCCATACGGTATCAAAATATCTCCCCAACCTCGAACAGATCGTCAAAAAGCTT TGGGAACACTCCACACCCAATTTGTCAAACTGTACTCTCGGATCCTCCAAATTTCTCCCTCCCTCGCACACgattcttctttggcacAAGAAGCTGAAatatcctcttcatcaacgtCTTTGCGAGCGTACAAAACCGCAATCCACCATGCAGCTGTGGCGATCTCTCGCCGACCACCTCCTACCAGTATACCACACCCCTCAATAGGAACAGTGAAAGAGTCACGAATTGCAACGGAGAAGGccgaaaaagaaaaggccAGCAAGCTGACGAGAGATAGAGTGGAGAGGTATTgtatgaagaaggaggatttTGAGAGATGGGGATACCCCGATCCAAGTGGTGAGGGGTTGACGGGTAAAGGAGTCGAAACGAAACCAGAcggagaaggggaaaggcATAACTGCGACCGATGCAAAGTGTCATTCATCGTCTCGTCGAAGAACCTTGAAGGAAGATTTGGAGAGTGTCGGTATCACTATGGTCGGACTGCGCCTGAAAGGGTAGAGGGTCGAAGAAAATGGATATATTCATGCTGCggcaaggagagaggggaaCAAGGGTGTGAGGAAGGACTGCATGTGTTCaaagatggggaagatgacAAGCAGCTTGCGAAAAGGGTGGCGTATAAGACAGTCAAGATGtgtttggaagaagcgaaaGCGTCAGGGAGGAATGTCGTGGGCGAGGGGTACGGTGTGGTGGCGATGGATTGTGAGATGATCT TTACTACGGCCGGCTTATCGCTAGGCCGGGTGACAGTAGTGGATGAGAACGGACATTCACTGCTTGATGAGCTAGTACGCCAAAACGTGCCCATCTT AGATATCAATACCCGGTTTTCTGGTATCTCCCCAGGTCAACTTGATAATGCTATCATGGACCTTGACGGGGTGAGGGCCGCAGTCTGCATGTTCATCGGTCCCCAGACCATAATCGTTGGTCATGG TCTCGAAAACGATCTACGCGCTTTGAGACTGCTGCACGACCTGGTCATCGATACAGCCATCATCTTTCCACATGATAAAGGTGTACCCTATCGACGCGCCCTTCGTGACAT TGTCAAGGAGAAACTTGGGTACTTTATTCAAGATCGAACTTCGGACAAGG